The proteins below are encoded in one region of Oncorhynchus nerka isolate Pitt River linkage group LG15, Oner_Uvic_2.0, whole genome shotgun sequence:
- the LOC115104418 gene encoding LOW QUALITY PROTEIN: galectin-related protein A-like (The sequence of the model RefSeq protein was modified relative to this genomic sequence to represent the inferred CDS: deleted 1 base in 1 codon), with protein sequence MVLCSLSVPFSGHITGGMRPGKKIIVMGIVNPEPDSFDISLACGCGTVDEAPPTDVALELCAKFEDLQFLRKACVSGTWGDAEKLIPYFPFIEDQPFRIEIHCELLRFRVFVDGHQLFDFYHRVQSLLDIDTLRINGSLTITKLG encoded by the exons ATGGTACTTTGTTCTCTGTCAGTTCCGTTCAGTGGTCATATCACAGGTGGGATGAGGCCTGGAAAGAAGATCATTGTGATGGGGATAGTGAATCCTGAGCCTGACAG CTTTGACATCAGTCTGGCCTGTGGGTGTGGCACAGTGGATGAGGCTCCTCCCACTGACGTGGCATTAGAGCTCTGTGCCAAGTTCGAGGACCTCCAGTTCCTACGTAAGGCCTGTGTTTCGGGCACCTGGGGTGACGCTGAGAAGCTCATC CCCTACTTCCCCTTCATCGAGGACCAACCTTTCCGG ATCGAGATCCATTGTGAACTACTGCGTTTCCGTGTATTTGTGGATGGACACCAGCTCTTTGATTTTTACCACCGGGTGCAATCCTTACTGGACATTGACACATTAAGGATTAATGGTAGTTTAACCATTACCAAACTCGGATAG